Proteins encoded within one genomic window of Mya arenaria isolate MELC-2E11 chromosome 13, ASM2691426v1:
- the LOC128213515 gene encoding uncharacterized protein LOC128213515, translating to MENPPDFYRIMSLRLSRALSDIGVNRWMVRRRRRTFLMLETSETINHKLEGHDDTNFFFGSQSEGTTTPGLNSDIDKLTCFNDINIMSSWSEWEAGRLNLRMVKEETCSPQHYLLQVIRPDSPEPVIHSRYVFHVVDTKGRVLHVNTQAGINAKNGAIENNVHHYSSGPSNSFNKMYDLVRAFWCRSLPRECHGWFERPRPGHWPTPELLRDVKECGCFLVPDGHFDSRVKFVEWRISPSLIERTLMFNMKTVQLKCYVVLKILKSHVINPLLDNEGKLTSFHCKTALLFAAESLPSGMWRENRLMECIVYCLKLLLGWTNTGMCPHYIVAGVNLFHGKFISRQLANLSKILSNIIDTHLIVLAYIQADDLGNRMFNTNIRTVRYSETCYISTNTSLCRWLSVFAHHRINRYFQIILSMKSDLKPVYMISYFGLYLKKIRTYVHGLPFPLREQYFEYIFKQVLSVLASTAASCCIRNGSVVPRNILCLFESSLDTDVASSRLKLASFLVCHNELERAADVLNDVQRRYDDSVQAVCECGRMDPLDTKHHKPLCTTSVVNNDDMLLANKTALCVRYFRQEAFCAPPILHYEMVRGIGEDINHRDIKERCWMNWAVVDSLPYLYYLQYLTFRDLGQRGRQRQALMNLFNCFLDANRRSHLYHLETYINLVGHCMEMEGQPELALRLYRHSVVGLPRNNAAHWHIYRLDHGHQI from the coding sequence ATGGAGAACCCGCCCGACTTTTACCGGATCATGTCTCTCCGTCTGTCCAGGGCGTTAAGCGACATTGGCGTCAACAGGTGGATGGTGAGGAGAAGAAGGAGAACTTTTCTCATGTTAGAGACGAGCGAGACGATCAATCATAAACTAGAAGGACATGATGATACCAATTTCTTTTTCGGGAGTCAGTCGGAGGGAACAACTACACCGGGACTAAACTCCGATATTGACAAATTAACCTGCTTTAACGACATCAACATCATGTCATCCTGGTCTGAATGGGAAGCCGGGAGGCTAAACTTGCGGATGGTGAAGGAGGAAACGTGCTCTCCACAACATTATCTTCTACAGGTGATTAGACCAGACTCACCTGAACCAGTCATACATTCAAGATATGTATTCCATGTAGTTGACACTAAAGGCCGTGTATTACATGTCAACACACAAGCTGGAATTAACGCCAAAAATGGAGCAATAGAAAATAACGTGCATCACTACTCCAGTGGCCCATCTAATagctttaataaaatgtatgacCTTGTGCGCGCGTTCTGGTGTAGGTCTCTTCCGCGAGAATGTCACGGGTGGTTTGAACGGCCAAGGCCCGGCCACTGGCCGACACCGGAACTGTTAAGAGATGTAAAGGAGTGTGGGTGTTTTCTTGTTCCTGATGGACACTTTGACAGCCGTGTCAAATTTGTTGAATGGAGAATTTCTCCTAGTCTTATTGAGAGAACACTGATGTTTAACATGAAAACAGTACAGCTTAAATGTTATGTGGTTCTGAAGATTCTAAAATCACACGTCATCAACCCCCTTTTAGATAATGAAGGAAAACTGACAAGTTTTCACTGCAAAACTGCCCTGCTTTTCGCCGCGGAAAGTTTGCCGTCCGGAATGTGGAGAGAAAATCGCCTGATGGAATGTATTgtgtattgtttgaaattgttgCTTGGTTGGACGAATACCGGTATGTGTCCGCACTATATTGTAGCAGGCGTGAATCTTTTTCATGGAAAATTTATAAGTCGGCAGTTAGCAAATCTTTCTAAGATCCTTTCAAATATCATTGACACTCACTTAATAGTACTCGCGTACATACAAGCAGACGATTTAGGCAACCGGATGTTCAACACAAATATCAGAACTGTTCGCTACAGTGAAACGTGCTACATATCGACAAACACTAGTTTATGTAGATGGCTAAGTGTCTTTGCTCACCACAGAATAAATAGATATTTTCAGATTATTCTGTCTATGAAGTCTGATTTGAAGCCTGTATATATGATTTCATATTTCGGCctatatcttaaaaaaatacgtACATATGTTCATGGGCTGCCGTTTCCATTAAGagaacaatattttgaatatatttttaaacaagtgtTAAGTGTTTTGGCATCCACTGCTGCATCATGTTGCATACGGAATGGTAGTGTTGTTCCTAGAAATATACTGTGTCTGTTCGAAAGTTCCTTAGATACGGATGTGGCGTCATCAAGACTGAAGTTGGCTTCTTTTCTCGTCTGTCATAATGAGCTTGAAAGAGCAGCGGACGTTCTGAATGATGTTCAACGTAGATATGACGACAGCGTGCAAGCTGTATGTGAATGTGGAAGAATGGATCCTTTAgatacaaaacatcacaaaccaCTGTGCACTACCAGTGTTGTTAATAACGATGACATGTTATTAGCAAACAAAACGGCATTATGTGTTCGCTACTTCAGACAGGAGGCGTTCTGTGCACCACCGATATTACACTACGAGATGGTGAGAGGAATAGGCGAGGATATCAATCATAGGGATATTAAAGAGCGTTGTTGGATGAACTGGGCCGTTGTGGACTCACTGCCTTACCTCTACTACCTGCAGTACCTGACTTTCCGTGATCTCGGCCAGCGAGGAAGACAACGTCAAGCTTTAATGAacttatttaactgttttcttGACGCCAACCGTCGTTCCCATCTCTACCACCTTGAGACGTATATAAACCTGGTTGGGCACTGCATGGAGATGGAGGGCCAACCGGAGTTGGCGTTACGACTGTACAGGCATTCCGTCGTCGGTTTGCCTAGGAACAACGCGGCGCACTGGCATATTTACAGACTGGATCATGGCCACCAGATTTAG